From the Desulfosarcina sp. BuS5 genome, one window contains:
- a CDS encoding sensor histidine kinase: MVKLKSYSILNGRLIKNLSITKKLAIIVFTFFLAVLAIASIIATWLLSGARVYVSGEGIYSKAQKDAVCNLYMYACSHNEDKFEKFMECMKVPLAHQKARLELEEDNADLTVASQAFVEGGNHPEDARTMSYIFKYLRHVSYVDRAISLWADADRYNIELKSLGEQLHKSISNNQTNKNLQSILDEIYILNSELKTTLNEFSAACGEAARLSRKLLVYLIILTAVISITAVVLISLLISNDIKRKIFLLKEGADRILKSDYQTKIDVSSTDELGTLAVSFNEMSDMLLQTTSSLEENNKRFITMQKEMKKARDKALESSRLKTEFLSNMSHEIRTPMNAITGFTDILLYTNLDEEQINYAKKIKVSGQALLSLINDILDFSKIEAGELDIEMITFDIKLLVHEVCNLIRSKYKSKPIKIMTQISERISFLVTGDPQRYRQVLNNLMDNAFKFTESGEIELAIDIEDEKDDLIKIHATIRDTGIGIPRDKLETIFTPFQQADGSTTRKYGGIGLGLSIGKRISNHMDGDVWAESPAFYESNSSASLIQEAASIAGGPGSIFHFTAWLEKQRS; encoded by the coding sequence ATGGTTAAATTAAAATCATACTCTATTCTTAATGGCAGGCTGATAAAAAATTTATCAATAACTAAGAAACTTGCGATAATTGTTTTTACTTTTTTTCTGGCTGTATTGGCAATTGCAAGCATTATTGCAACCTGGCTTCTGTCTGGAGCCAGGGTTTATGTCAGCGGAGAAGGGATCTACTCCAAAGCTCAGAAAGATGCTGTTTGTAATTTATATATGTACGCCTGTTCTCATAACGAAGATAAATTTGAAAAATTTATGGAATGCATGAAGGTGCCTTTAGCCCATCAGAAGGCGCGTTTGGAATTGGAAGAAGATAATGCTGATTTAACAGTTGCCTCCCAGGCATTCGTCGAAGGTGGAAACCATCCGGAAGATGCAAGAACCATGTCGTATATCTTCAAATACCTAAGACATGTCAGCTACGTTGACAGAGCAATCAGCTTATGGGCTGATGCCGATCGTTATAACATTGAATTGAAAAGTTTGGGCGAACAATTACATAAAAGCATTTCCAATAATCAAACAAATAAAAATCTTCAGTCGATACTTGATGAGATATATATCCTGAACTCTGAATTGAAAACCACCTTAAATGAATTTTCAGCGGCATGTGGAGAAGCAGCCAGATTATCCAGAAAACTTTTAGTGTACCTCATTATTCTGACAGCTGTCATTTCAATTACAGCCGTCGTTCTGATATCATTATTAATTTCAAATGATATCAAAAGAAAGATATTTTTACTAAAAGAAGGCGCAGATAGAATCTTAAAAAGTGATTATCAGACGAAGATTGATGTATCATCGACTGATGAATTAGGTACGCTTGCTGTAAGCTTTAATGAAATGTCGGACATGCTGCTTCAAACAACATCAAGCCTTGAAGAAAACAATAAGCGATTTATAACTATGCAAAAAGAGATGAAAAAAGCTCGAGACAAGGCGCTTGAATCATCCCGTCTCAAAACCGAGTTTCTTTCCAATATGAGCCATGAAATCCGCACTCCAATGAATGCGATAACAGGTTTTACTGATATCCTCCTTTATACCAATCTGGATGAAGAGCAGATCAATTATGCAAAAAAGATAAAAGTAAGCGGACAAGCCTTGCTTTCCCTGATCAACGATATTCTTGATTTCTCCAAGATAGAAGCCGGAGAGCTGGACATTGAAATGATTACATTTGATATCAAACTTTTAGTTCATGAGGTTTGTAATCTGATTCGGTCAAAGTACAAATCAAAACCGATAAAAATTATGACTCAAATTTCTGAAAGAATTTCGTTTTTAGTAACAGGAGATCCGCAAAGGTATCGTCAAGTACTTAACAATTTGATGGATAATGCCTTTAAATTTACAGAGTCAGGAGAAATTGAACTTGCCATTGATATTGAAGATGAAAAGGATGATTTGATAAAAATTCATGCCACGATTAGAGATACAGGTATAGGTATTCCAAGAGATAAACTGGAGACGATTTTTACGCCTTTTCAACAGGCTGATGGCTCAACTACAAGAAAGTACGGAGGTATCGGTCTTGGTCTTTCGATCGGCAAGCGGATATCAAACCATATGGATGGTGATGTTTGGGCCGAAAGCCCCGCCTTTTATGAATCGAACTCCTCTGCTTCATTAATTCAGGAGGCGGCATCTATAGCAGGAGGTCCTGGAAGTATCTTTCACTTTACTGCATGGCTTGAAAAGCAGAGATCGTGA
- a CDS encoding protein kinase domain-containing protein, with amino-acid sequence MNGIHTILNYNILRKMGQSLHSEVFLANKSIQSEHLLVLKRIKQNLIRSKKDLHDHLKQQIEHLQQLRLPKTINPDLYVPDESRLFLVCEYFDGQNLFDWRKERDKVELNDFFSISCSIVKILEGIHKAGHFHCGIKPNNILINPGTLDIRLIDLVRVIHFKDISHFIYDDSFRNNTLCYVSPEQTGRIKQSVDHLTDFYSLGIVFYELLSGESPFASDDPLEIIHSHLAEDPPLLHQVNPKIPEIISNIVAKLIRKEPEKRYQTAHGLLLDLLRCQDEYLKTGKIRPFTMGLKDYINRINIPCIMIGRDEEKSMLLKEHARSISGSFRCVMISGLPGIGKTRLIQELQLPIVASKSYFTLGKFDQFQKDVPYSTLIQAFSYLIVTFLTEDSSRIMHRCKDITKALGPNGKLIADLIPELELITGSFPKVSPLPPAEARSRFNRTIERFISCLADYDHPLTLFIDDLQWCDTASFDIIKNIFNNYKDYPYLFLLGAYRHNEVSETHPLSRILKKVRKTGTSLLELRLHELNLNYSNEMVAHIINTSSLRTDALTKIVFSISEGNPLYLNESLSWLHRKRLINLGEDGVWQWDIEQIKKHEIPDTIVALFTDKIRRLPIKTVKLLQIAACLGASFKALDLSLITGKDLDILYQDLSAAFEQRVLIKGTSHLSFFHDRIQEAVDKTLDAEKLRDLHSHIAESYIKAVPKGTELKKVDNLFSIVEHLNKGRKQKPERAIRYRDAKLNYHAGEKAVDALALEAANRFFKECQMLLPENSWDTNYEFTFKVYKSLARSELTRGNQEKSEVLLNLLLEKSITDLDRVECLYEQTAGFSSLGYFENAIETANRGLAFFDKAIPKDDVLILSKCEELIKKIHKENPDVWKTILEMEPTDDRAIRIELAIYSELIPDYYLSGMVSQLFLSGIQSTQNCLAGGMDESVIYSFCIMGLYLQQRDKFEMSFRYEDLAVALSERYPNTFGATRGINGILWCNVHNRSRPEDIVELCLENIQRGKTCGDLYNGGLSYAPLIWNLITKGENLSKTKEYVYECIEFTNKYNLSLSSGLAEAVLAGWCDEINPGRTVTSIKDMDGKIKQWIQDKHVVSIGCYYTLKGISLYYLGKYDGAVLVFEKAGSYLRGLTDNILNRLWFVFYFLTILRCEKRKVSTTEVEKLKKELDLCMGKVETWSKQGPILRPYLALMSAENVRFTESTVNNFKEARNLYFDAADTAHEHGYILLEGHIHECLGELLAARGQRQARFHIQEAALLYGRCNAEQKLILINNNYPQYLISEQWTQALPIQELDTSYLMKASLAISQELDLSKLLIIIMKSVMERQGASSGYLFMETKGKLFLRAEGIKGNILDVALKNEPFPHTRGLSHAIVRYVHRTKKTVILENAMAGGSFAFDEDVQKLKIRSVLCLPIMKQREMKGILYLQNNMISSMFTKDQVEFTSLLTSQAAVSMENAILVEELKKVERPSL; translated from the coding sequence ATGAACGGCATCCATACTATTTTAAATTATAATATTTTAAGAAAAATGGGTCAAAGTTTGCACTCCGAAGTCTTTTTGGCCAACAAGAGCATCCAATCCGAACATCTTTTAGTATTAAAACGTATCAAACAAAACCTGATAAGATCCAAAAAGGATCTTCACGATCATCTAAAACAGCAGATCGAACACCTTCAGCAGCTTCGGCTCCCCAAAACAATAAATCCTGATCTGTATGTACCTGATGAAAGCAGACTTTTTCTGGTTTGTGAATACTTTGACGGCCAAAATCTTTTTGACTGGAGAAAAGAGAGAGATAAAGTCGAGTTAAACGATTTTTTCAGCATTTCATGTTCCATCGTAAAAATTTTAGAGGGTATTCACAAGGCAGGTCACTTTCATTGCGGAATAAAGCCTAATAACATCCTTATCAATCCAGGCACCCTCGATATCCGGCTGATCGACCTTGTCAGGGTGATTCATTTTAAGGATATCAGTCATTTTATTTATGATGACAGCTTCAGAAATAATACGCTGTGCTATGTTTCTCCGGAACAGACAGGACGAATCAAACAGAGTGTAGATCATTTAACGGACTTTTATTCACTTGGAATTGTCTTTTACGAGCTTTTAAGTGGAGAGTCCCCCTTTGCATCAGATGATCCCCTGGAAATCATTCATTCCCACCTGGCTGAAGATCCGCCTCTTTTGCATCAAGTTAATCCAAAGATTCCCGAAATCATCAGCAATATAGTCGCAAAGCTCATACGAAAGGAACCTGAAAAACGTTATCAGACCGCCCATGGGCTGCTTCTCGATCTCTTGCGCTGCCAGGATGAATACCTGAAAACAGGAAAAATCAGACCCTTTACCATGGGTCTTAAAGATTATATCAACCGCATAAATATTCCATGCATCATGATTGGAAGGGATGAGGAAAAATCAATGCTGCTGAAAGAACATGCCAGGTCAATTTCCGGTTCTTTCCGCTGTGTTATGATTTCAGGACTTCCGGGCATCGGCAAGACCCGGCTGATTCAGGAACTCCAACTGCCGATCGTTGCCTCCAAGAGCTATTTTACCCTGGGAAAATTCGATCAGTTCCAGAAAGATGTTCCATACAGTACATTGATCCAGGCATTTTCATATCTTATAGTAACCTTTCTTACCGAAGATTCGAGCAGGATAATGCACAGGTGTAAAGACATAACCAAGGCTCTGGGACCGAACGGTAAACTGATTGCAGATCTGATTCCGGAACTTGAGCTGATTACAGGCTCTTTTCCCAAGGTCTCCCCCCTGCCGCCTGCCGAAGCCCGCAGCCGGTTTAACCGTACAATAGAAAGATTCATATCCTGTCTTGCCGACTATGATCATCCCCTTACGCTTTTTATAGATGACCTCCAGTGGTGTGATACCGCTTCCTTTGATATTATTAAAAATATTTTTAATAATTACAAAGATTACCCCTATCTTTTTCTCTTGGGGGCTTATCGACATAATGAAGTTAGCGAGACTCATCCATTGAGCCGAATACTTAAAAAAGTCAGAAAAACAGGTACATCCCTGCTTGAACTTCGCTTGCATGAATTGAATTTAAATTATTCAAATGAAATGGTTGCCCATATCATCAATACTTCTTCTCTGCGGACAGATGCATTGACAAAGATTGTATTTTCAATTTCAGAGGGAAACCCCCTTTATTTGAATGAAAGCCTTTCCTGGCTGCACAGGAAAAGACTGATCAATCTCGGAGAAGACGGCGTATGGCAATGGGATATTGAACAGATCAAGAAGCATGAGATTCCGGATACAATTGTGGCGTTATTTACAGACAAGATAAGAAGGCTGCCGATAAAAACCGTCAAACTGCTTCAGATTGCAGCCTGTCTCGGAGCAAGCTTCAAGGCCCTTGACTTGAGCCTGATAACCGGCAAAGATCTGGATATTCTTTATCAGGATTTATCTGCCGCATTTGAGCAGCGTGTATTGATAAAAGGGACTTCACACCTTAGTTTCTTCCATGATAGAATTCAGGAAGCCGTTGATAAAACCCTTGATGCTGAAAAGCTGCGCGATCTTCATTCACATATCGCCGAATCTTACATAAAAGCTGTTCCAAAAGGAACCGAACTGAAAAAAGTTGATAATCTTTTTTCCATTGTTGAACATCTGAATAAGGGAAGGAAACAGAAACCTGAAAGGGCAATTCGTTATCGAGACGCAAAGCTTAATTATCATGCAGGGGAAAAGGCTGTCGACGCTCTTGCCCTTGAAGCGGCCAATCGTTTCTTTAAAGAGTGCCAAATGCTTTTACCCGAAAATTCCTGGGACACGAATTATGAATTTACCTTTAAAGTATATAAGAGCCTTGCAAGAAGTGAATTGACCCGGGGAAATCAGGAAAAATCAGAAGTTTTGCTTAATCTGCTCCTCGAAAAATCGATTACAGATCTCGACAGGGTAGAGTGTTTATATGAGCAGACAGCCGGCTTTTCTTCACTGGGCTATTTTGAAAATGCTATTGAGACTGCAAACCGAGGCCTTGCCTTTTTTGACAAAGCGATTCCCAAAGATGATGTCCTGATTTTATCAAAGTGTGAAGAACTAATCAAAAAGATCCATAAGGAAAATCCGGATGTATGGAAGACAATTCTTGAAATGGAGCCCACAGATGATAGAGCAATTCGGATTGAACTCGCCATATATAGTGAACTTATTCCCGATTATTACCTTTCCGGAATGGTTTCTCAGCTTTTTCTTTCAGGTATTCAATCCACTCAAAACTGCCTTGCCGGAGGAATGGATGAATCGGTGATATATTCGTTCTGTATTATGGGGCTTTATCTTCAACAGCGAGACAAGTTTGAAATGTCGTTCAGGTATGAAGACCTGGCCGTTGCATTATCTGAAAGATATCCAAATACATTCGGCGCTACTAGGGGAATAAACGGAATCCTTTGGTGCAATGTTCACAATCGAAGCCGTCCGGAAGATATTGTCGAACTATGCCTGGAGAATATACAAAGAGGAAAGACCTGCGGAGATCTTTACAACGGAGGCCTTTCTTACGCCCCGCTGATATGGAATTTGATTACCAAGGGAGAGAATTTAAGCAAAACAAAAGAATATGTTTATGAATGTATAGAGTTCACCAATAAATATAACCTTTCTTTGTCGTCAGGACTTGCGGAAGCGGTTCTGGCTGGATGGTGTGATGAGATAAACCCAGGCAGAACAGTGACCTCTATCAAGGATATGGATGGTAAAATAAAGCAATGGATTCAGGATAAGCACGTTGTTTCAATCGGTTGTTACTATACTTTAAAAGGCATTAGCCTCTATTATCTGGGTAAGTATGACGGTGCCGTTCTCGTTTTTGAAAAGGCCGGATCATATCTAAGAGGTCTAACCGACAACATACTTAACAGGCTTTGGTTTGTTTTTTATTTTTTAACGATACTAAGATGTGAGAAGAGAAAAGTTTCAACCACTGAAGTGGAAAAGCTGAAGAAAGAATTGGATCTGTGTATGGGAAAAGTTGAAACGTGGTCAAAACAGGGACCGATTCTCAGACCTTATCTTGCGTTAATGAGCGCTGAGAATGTCCGTTTTACCGAGAGTACTGTCAATAACTTTAAAGAAGCGAGAAATCTTTACTTCGATGCCGCAGATACCGCCCACGAGCATGGTTACATACTCCTCGAAGGTCACATTCATGAATGTTTAGGCGAATTGCTGGCGGCTAGAGGCCAAAGGCAGGCACGGTTTCATATTCAAGAGGCGGCCTTGCTTTACGGCAGGTGCAATGCAGAGCAGAAACTGATCCTCATCAATAACAACTACCCCCAATATCTTATTTCAGAGCAGTGGACGCAAGCTTTGCCGATTCAAGAACTTGATACTTCATATCTTATGAAGGCATCTCTTGCTATCTCGCAAGAACTCGATTTGAGCAAGCTCTTAATAATAATAATGAAATCGGTTATGGAAAGGCAGGGGGCTTCAAGCGGTTATCTTTTCATGGAAACTAAAGGAAAACTCTTTTTGAGAGCTGAAGGGATTAAGGGAAATATCCTCGATGTTGCATTAAAAAATGAACCTTTCCCCCATACCAGGGGATTGAGCCATGCCATCGTCCGTTATGTTCATCGCACAAAAAAAACCGTGATCCTTGAAAATGCTATGGCTGGAGGATCTTTTGCCTTTGACGAAGATGTTCAGAAATTGAAAATCCGTTCAGTCTTGTGCTTGCCGATAATGAAACAGCGAGAGATGAAGGGAATTCTTTACTTGCAAAACAATATGATCAGCTCAATGTTTACAAAAGACCAGGTTGAGTTCACCAGTCTTTTAACTTCCCAAGCAGCAGTTTCTATGGAAAATGCCATACTGGTTGAGGAGTTGAAGAAGGTTGAAAGGCCGTCGCTGTAA
- the thpR gene encoding RNA 2',3'-cyclic phosphodiesterase, whose product MSKLNKIRAFICFKLPKRLISSICRIQESVKQYELKIRWVRPENIHLTIKFLGDISWSDIDDIGMAIKETAADFAPLLLSAQGLGVFPNLKRPRVIWIGLSGQVEEFIGLQRMLDKKLRLIGFPKEKRPFKGHLTIGRVKWRLDARQLSDIINRFNKFETKQFFGDRIFLMQSELKPSGPIYTKLMSESLVGDSSSCGNL is encoded by the coding sequence ATGAGTAAACTCAACAAGATCCGTGCCTTTATATGTTTTAAGCTTCCTAAGCGGCTAATTTCATCCATTTGCAGGATACAAGAATCTGTTAAACAATATGAGTTGAAAATAAGGTGGGTGAGGCCTGAGAATATTCATCTTACAATAAAATTTCTAGGGGATATCAGTTGGTCAGACATAGATGATATCGGAATGGCTATAAAAGAGACGGCTGCAGACTTTGCGCCATTGCTTTTATCCGCCCAGGGATTAGGCGTCTTCCCAAATCTTAAACGGCCGCGTGTTATATGGATCGGACTCTCCGGCCAGGTTGAAGAATTCATCGGTTTGCAAAGAATGCTCGATAAAAAGCTGCGGCTTATCGGCTTTCCAAAGGAAAAGAGGCCGTTTAAAGGGCATCTTACAATAGGCCGCGTAAAATGGCGATTAGATGCCCGTCAACTTTCTGATATTATTAATCGATTTAACAAATTTGAAACAAAACAATTTTTTGGTGACAGGATTTTTCTGATGCAGAGCGAATTAAAACCGTCAGGCCCGATTTATACAAAGTTGATGAGCGAATCCTTAGTGGGGGACAGTTCTTCATGCGGAAATCTTTAG
- a CDS encoding AAA family ATPase: protein MYLEHYNLKEKPFQISTDPKFLWLGDKHKEAMAILKYGIIDNRGFLLLTGDVGTGKTTLINSLVNGLGKNTIVAVLPDPGLEHLDFYNFVAHAFKITAKFKTKGEFLIKFGDFLNQAYDNDKRVLLIVDEAQRVTNKMLEEIRLLSNIEKQHTKLINIFFVGQNEFNELLIEPGNRALRQRITINYNIEPLSEEETGKYINFRLKVAGNPNSIFNPGAIREIIAFSSGYPRLINIICDHALLSGYVKGTKQINAKIIQECIKELQITSSEPKTATKKIQHIKETRASTAEHTDRKPATRKSDYIIITLLILLFIFLYVMINKDQDIVISGKRHVILKEVVENDEVPLVVEDLREKKPEEKFIIHFGTNSNEFSEEAIKRIYSISEIVNKHPEAEVIITGHTDSLGDKSYNKTLSLFRANMVKSFMLGKGVNPLQLRTIGKGSEEPMATNETSAGRSANRRVEVEILKK, encoded by the coding sequence ATGTATCTTGAGCATTATAATTTAAAAGAGAAACCTTTTCAGATAAGCACAGATCCAAAATTCCTATGGCTTGGTGATAAGCATAAGGAAGCCATGGCTATATTAAAATATGGAATAATAGACAACCGGGGGTTTTTGCTACTTACAGGTGACGTAGGTACAGGCAAAACTACCCTGATCAATAGCCTGGTCAATGGTTTGGGAAAAAATACAATAGTAGCGGTGCTTCCCGATCCCGGGTTGGAACATCTTGATTTTTATAATTTTGTTGCACATGCTTTTAAGATAACAGCAAAATTCAAGACAAAAGGTGAATTCCTTATAAAATTTGGTGATTTTCTAAATCAGGCTTATGATAATGACAAAAGGGTATTGTTGATTGTTGATGAAGCCCAGCGTGTTACCAATAAAATGCTCGAAGAGATTCGACTCCTTTCCAATATAGAAAAGCAGCATACTAAACTGATCAATATTTTTTTTGTAGGTCAGAATGAATTTAATGAACTTCTAATAGAGCCGGGCAACAGAGCTTTAAGGCAAAGGATTACGATAAATTATAATATTGAGCCATTAAGTGAAGAAGAAACCGGAAAATATATTAATTTTCGCCTAAAAGTAGCGGGAAATCCAAACAGCATTTTTAATCCTGGCGCCATACGCGAAATCATTGCTTTTTCATCCGGGTATCCGCGCCTTATAAACATCATCTGTGATCATGCCCTATTGTCCGGATATGTCAAAGGTACGAAACAAATCAATGCCAAAATAATACAGGAATGTATTAAAGAATTGCAAATAACATCGTCTGAACCGAAAACCGCAACCAAAAAGATTCAACATATAAAAGAGACCCGGGCATCGACTGCCGAGCATACCGACCGGAAACCTGCAACAAGGAAATCCGATTATATTATTATTACCCTGTTAATTCTTTTATTCATATTTCTTTATGTAATGATAAATAAAGATCAGGATATTGTTATATCCGGAAAGCGACATGTAATCCTTAAGGAGGTTGTGGAGAATGACGAGGTTCCTCTTGTTGTAGAGGACTTGAGGGAAAAAAAACCTGAGGAAAAATTTATAATACATTTTGGCACCAATTCAAATGAGTTTTCGGAAGAGGCAATAAAACGTATTTATTCAATATCTGAAATCGTTAATAAGCATCCTGAAGCTGAAGTCATTATTACAGGACATACAGATTCCCTTGGTGACAAAAGTTACAACAAAACCCTATCATTGTTTAGAGCTAATATGGTGAAGAGTTTTATGCTTGGTAAAGGTGTAAATCCATTGCAGCTTAGAACGATAGGAAAAGGTTCAGAGGAACCGATGGCCACTAATGAGACTTCTGCCGGAAGAAGCGCCAACCGCCGGGTAGAGGTAGAGATTTTAAAAAAATAA
- a CDS encoding tetratricopeptide repeat protein, producing MTIIKSFLLVILAFVAICGCSSDEEKKTSYLESGKTYFEKGEYKSAEIQFKNALQIDPEYVEVYQHLGKTCLKLGNPGGAFKAYSMAVKLDPDDTEAQLKLATLLMLGKRLKESRKKVDAVLAKEPNNIDALFLLAGLFELEQNIEKSESVLKNIIKIDGKQIRAYMGLSNLLLRKGKLAEAEDALKQVVKIDKKAVKPHLALFSFYLRKKEFDLAETELKNSIKMNPENSDLHIILGNFYFSQKKNKKAEAEMLEAIKVDPGNIKPLMASASFYYTSGNKDKALAMYKKAHELQPENVGIMDNIARFYFKNREIAAAEEQIKEILKKRPKYFPTRMLNSEVMLFKKDFTGATVLLDQIIDEEPQAAMAYYFKGVAHLGKKEPNMAKSALVKAVELQPGNIKARILLSEIYLRERSLELAQKEAEEILAVLPNNYRARLILGNVFMAGKQFKKAKSNYEWLIKAAPENPAGYFRLGLIYRMSNDYDAAMVNFNKALEINPRLMDVFSNVVMLYAAKNDYGNGIKKCDEQIKKVGDIPPVNSMIHHLQGGLFLAKKDYNSAEAAFKTAIQEDPDFIRPYYSLAKLYLAEKNEDKAIEQIETILSKNPDQTAPHMLLGIIYDTQKKFDISEKHYRAALKVDPDFAPAANNLAYLLVEHNKDLNEALKFAQKAKEKLPLDPGVMDTLGWIYYNKGLYDSAISEFSDSLEKLSGNAIIHYHLGLAYNKQGKKDLAKKELETALRLSNSFPEADQARTILSGL from the coding sequence ATGACTATTATAAAATCTTTTCTGCTCGTTATTCTTGCCTTTGTCGCAATATGCGGCTGCTCATCCGACGAAGAAAAAAAAACCTCATATCTTGAAAGCGGGAAAACGTATTTTGAAAAAGGCGAATATAAGAGCGCGGAAATTCAATTTAAAAATGCATTACAGATTGACCCGGAATATGTTGAAGTTTATCAACATCTTGGGAAAACGTGTCTGAAACTGGGGAACCCGGGAGGCGCGTTCAAGGCTTATTCCATGGCGGTCAAGCTCGATCCTGATGACACGGAAGCACAGTTGAAACTCGCTACTTTACTGATGCTGGGGAAACGATTAAAGGAATCAAGAAAAAAAGTTGATGCTGTGCTTGCAAAGGAACCAAATAATATTGACGCCTTGTTTCTGCTGGCCGGCCTGTTTGAACTTGAGCAAAATATAGAAAAATCCGAATCTGTTTTAAAGAATATAATAAAAATCGACGGCAAACAGATACGGGCATATATGGGCCTGAGCAATCTGCTGCTGCGTAAAGGAAAATTAGCAGAAGCCGAGGATGCCCTGAAGCAGGTGGTGAAAATTGATAAAAAAGCCGTTAAGCCGCACCTTGCCTTATTCAGTTTTTATTTAAGAAAAAAAGAATTTGATCTTGCGGAGACTGAACTCAAAAATTCAATAAAAATGAACCCTGAAAATTCAGATCTTCATATCATACTGGGAAATTTTTATTTCAGTCAAAAAAAGAATAAAAAGGCTGAGGCAGAAATGCTTGAAGCAATTAAAGTCGATCCTGGGAATATTAAACCACTTATGGCTTCAGCATCATTTTATTATACTTCGGGCAATAAAGATAAAGCCTTGGCAATGTACAAGAAAGCACATGAGCTCCAGCCTGAGAATGTCGGAATAATGGATAATATCGCCAGATTCTATTTTAAAAACAGGGAGATTGCCGCTGCTGAAGAACAGATTAAAGAGATTTTGAAAAAAAGGCCGAAATATTTTCCCACCAGAATGCTTAATAGCGAAGTTATGTTATTTAAAAAGGATTTTACCGGGGCCACAGTTCTGCTGGACCAGATCATAGACGAAGAACCTCAAGCTGCCATGGCGTATTACTTTAAAGGTGTCGCTCATCTTGGTAAAAAAGAGCCTAATATGGCTAAATCTGCCCTGGTCAAAGCCGTTGAGCTTCAACCAGGTAATATAAAGGCCCGGATACTCCTTTCTGAAATATATCTGCGCGAACGATCCCTGGAGCTTGCCCAAAAGGAGGCTGAAGAAATACTCGCGGTTTTGCCCAATAACTACAGGGCCAGATTGATTCTAGGTAATGTCTTTATGGCAGGGAAACAATTTAAGAAAGCGAAATCAAATTATGAATGGTTGATAAAAGCAGCTCCCGAAAACCCGGCCGGATATTTCAGGCTTGGTCTTATTTATCGGATGAGTAATGATTATGATGCTGCCATGGTAAATTTTAACAAAGCTTTGGAAATAAATCCCAGGCTCATGGATGTTTTTTCCAATGTGGTCATGCTTTATGCTGCCAAAAATGATTATGGAAACGGTATTAAAAAATGTGACGAGCAGATTAAAAAGGTGGGGGATATACCACCTGTCAATTCTATGATACATCATTTGCAGGGAGGACTATTTCTTGCAAAAAAAGATTATAATAGCGCTGAGGCGGCTTTTAAAACAGCCATACAAGAGGATCCTGATTTTATCCGCCCGTATTATTCACTGGCAAAATTATATCTTGCTGAAAAAAATGAAGATAAAGCTATTGAACAGATAGAGACCATTTTAAGCAAAAATCCTGATCAGACAGCGCCGCACATGCTTCTGGGAATTATTTACGATACACAGAAAAAGTTCGATATTTCAGAAAAACATTACAGGGCGGCATTAAAGGTCGACCCTGATTTTGCCCCGGCAGCCAACAACCTTGCATATCTGCTTGTTGAACATAATAAAGATCTCAATGAGGCCCTTAAATTCGCACAAAAGGCTAAGGAAAAGCTCCCCCTTGATCCTGGTGTAATGGATACACTTGGCTGGATTTATTACAATAAAGGATTATATGACAGCGCTATAAGCGAATTTAGCGACAGCTTGGAAAAACTTTCAGGAAATGCAATCATACATTATCATCTGGGGCTGGCGTATAATAAACAAGGTAAAAAAGATTTAGCCAAAAAAGAACTCGAAACGGCCCTCCGACTTAGTAATAGTTTCCCGGAGGCAGATCAGGCGCGAACAATATTGTCCGGGTTATAA